Sequence from the Candidatus Paceibacterota bacterium genome:
GATGCCTCCTTCCTCGTGCAGGAAGATTGTGCGAAAGTCGCGGTCCTTGTACTTCCGGTAGTCCTTGTCCGTCTTCCAAAAGGCCAAGCCCTTGCCGACGAACAAGCCGCCGCGCAACCGCAAGAGGAGTTTCTGCAACAGATGCTGTCGGCCAATGACAATTTGCGTATCTGCTCGCGCGCAGAGCGCCGCGAGCACCAGGCGGAAATCCAGCTCCCGAGCGACAATCTCCACCGGGAACAGAACGACCTTCTTGCCCTGCTCAATCATGCGCGCACCCCATTTATTTGAGTTGGCGGGGCGCTGTGGACGTTACGCACCAGGATCCCGTGTGCGGCAAGGTATTGCTTCGCCTCTTTGGGCGTTTGCTGAGTGAAGTGGAAGATGCTGGCGGCTGCGATTGCCGAGGCATGACCCTGAGTCAGCGCTTCGAGCATGTGGGCGTAGCTCCCCGCGCCACCCGACGCGATGACCGGAATCTTTACCGCCTCGCTCACCTGGCGGATCAGCTCCAAATCATAACCGGCCATGGCCCCGTCCCGCTCAATCGAGGTGATGAGGATTTCACCCGCGCCGAGGGCTTCCGCCTCCCGCGCCCACGCGGCTGGATTCCTGCCTGTGCCGCGGGTGCCGCTTTGGCTAAAACATTCGTAGCGGCCTTCGCCAACCTTCCTGGCGTCGATGCTCACAACAACGCACTGCGAGCCGAACGATTGCGCGGCTTCAGTGATAAGCTGGGGATTCTGGTGCGCGGCGGTATTGATGCTGACCTTGTCGGCGCCCGCCCGCAGCAGCTCCCGGACCTGCCCGCGGCTGCATACGCCGCCGCCGTAAGTAAGGGGCACGAAGCTTTCGGCGCAGAACTCACGAATGGACTCGTAGTCCGGGTCGCGCTGTTCCGCCGTGGCCGTGATGTCCAGGAGAATCAGCTCGTCCACCTCGCGGGTGTTATAGACCTTGATGGCCGGGAGAACGGTGCCCACGCGCCGCCAGCTATCAAACGCGATGCCCTTAACCAGGCCGACGTTCTTCCAAAGCAGCGTAGGTATGACCCGCACTTTGAGCATAGTCAGGTGGCCAGGAAGTTGCGCAGGAACTGCAGACCGTGGCGCCCGCTCTTCTCCGGGTGAAACTGGACGCCGACCACGTTTTGCGCCCGCACGGCCGACACGAACCCGCCGCAGTAAGGCGTCGTGGCGAGGACGCTTCCAATCGCTGCCGGGATGAAGTGATAACTGTGGACGAAGTAGAAGTCTGAACGATTGGGCACGGCGTCGAACAGCGTATCCGGGGCCTGGTAGTGCACCTCGTTCCAGCCCACATGAGGAATGCGGGCATCGGGCGAGTTGGGTGTAAGCCGTTTGACCTCGCCGGGGATGAGGCCCAAGCCGCAGTTAAGGCCTCCCTCGTGGCCCTGGTCGGCGAGCAACTGCATGCCCAGGCATATTCCCAGCATTTCCACCTTCGGATTGCTCAACGCTTCCCGCATTCGCGGCGGCCAGCCGTCTTTATTCAAATTCGCCATGCCTTCAGCAAACGCGCCTACCCCCGGCAGCACAAACCGGTCGCAGTCCTCCAGGTCGTCCGGGTTGTCCGAGACCAGCACGTCGGCTCCGCATTCTTCCAAGGCCCTGCACGCGGAACCCAGGTTCCCCATGCCGTAGTCAATCAGCAGAGTCTTCATGGGCGCGAGCACCCGGAGAGGCCGAATGCGGAGCGCTCAGGCATTATCGTAGTTGATCTTGGACAGGTTGCCGCGCTTGTCTCTGACCAGGTTGCCCATGACATCCTTCAGGAAGATCTTTTTATTGGTGAAGCGGTCACACAACTTCACGAACTCCTCCACCGTGAGGGCCAGCGGCTCCAAAATCTTCTCCAGCGGCTTGCCAATATAGCTCCAGGGGAACTTGCCATCGTGGCGCCTGACCAATTCCAAGCCATCCTGGCGGGTGATGCGCCCCCGCCGGATATGCAGGCAGGCGATGTCCGTGGCGCGGCCAAAGCCGAACTTCAGGAACTTGAAGTAGTCGTGGATGCCGGTCTGATGATTGTCCAGATTCTCATAATTCACCACGGAGCCTTCAACGGTCGTGTGGTACGTGGTGAACCCGTGCGCCTGTGCGAGCAAGGCATTTGAGTACCCGTCCCACGGAAGGTAGTAACCAAGGAAGAGGCCGGTGACGCCCACGCGCTTCAGTTCTTCGTCGGACGGATAGGTGTAGGGAATCAGGTCCTTCGCTTGCAGGCCTTCGAGCCCGATGAGGTCCGACACGCGCAATCCCAGCAAGCCGCCGAATTCCTCCAGCCAACGGCGGTCCAAGGCGTTGTGTTCCGCGGCAGCGGCCGGTCCACCGTATTCGTTCTGGGAATTCTCACCCCAGATTAGCAGCGGCACGCCATACTGCACGGCGGCTCGAACAGGGATCGTGAAGATACCCACGTGCTCCGGCCAGGAGATGTCGCCCACCTGCGTCAGACCGATGCGATTCAGCTTCGCCCGCACCGCCGGGTTTGGCGAAAACTCCACATAATCCACGCCCAGGCTCTTGAGGTTCTGGATGTTCTTGCGCCCGAGCTCGGAAAGGTCGCAGGTGGTGGCGGTGACGCAGAGCGGGTTCAGGCCGAGCTGCAGCATGCGAATGACCTGTGAGGTGCTGTCTTTGCCGCCGCTCACCGGAACGATGCAGTCCCAACCGGTGCCGTCCTTGCGGCGGTAGCGGTCCAGCACCTGGACCAGTTCCTTGTGCCGAACCTCCCAGTCAACCTGCTTGCGCTTTTCGTACGAGCGGCAGGCGTTGCAGACCCCCTCGGCGTCGAGGTGCAAGTCCGGCTTGGTGTCCGGCATGACGCAGCGAACGCAGTATTTAAGCATTGTTGTCTCCTCTGGCTTCAGGGCCTTTCCGGAGCAGGAACCATGTCAGGTCGTCCTGCGGGAAATGCAGATCACGGCGATAGACAAAGCCATAGTCCAGCAAGTGCAGGTCTTTGAAGCGTTCCATCATGTCGCCGGCGAAGTCGCGCTTGAACAACCTATGACTGTGTCCGCGATAGGGCACCTCTACGGGTGTCGGGTTGTAGTACTCGGCCAGGCAGATGTAGCGCGCGCTGCTCTGGTAGAGAAGGTCATACACCTGCGGCAGGTTGTCCGGGTTCAGATGAATCAGGACGCCTTTGATCAGGACCAAGTCGTGCTGCTCTCTGCCAGTGTAGTCCAGGACCGACTCATGGTGGACTTCCACCTCGGGCATCTGGCGCAATTCGCGGACGGCTTTCTCGTTGATTTCGACAGCGGACAACTTGGCCTCGGGCAGCAGCAGGCGAATGGCCTGCAAATTGAGCCCAATGTTGGCGCCGAACTCAATCACCGAACGAATTCGCTCCGTGCGCTGAAGCACGCGGGCGCAGAAAGCAACGTTTCGGGCGACCCAGTGCGTGCCGCGGTTCCGGGCGGCATAGTCGTCGCCGAATTCGCCGGCCCAAAATTCTTCCTGTTCCGTTTTGAAGGCGGTCATGGCTTCACGCGTTATTGGCCGAGTTTCTTCTGTTCGACATGGGCGTTGAGCTTGGGCAAGTCGGGGCGTTTCTTCAATAAGTTTAAGACGTCCTGCGTCGTGAACAGGCGCCCCGGGCGGTGCAGTTCCTGGTAGATTGCCTCGATGAGCTGCCAGTCCTCCGGCGTGTCCAGCGTCCAACGGTGGCCCGAGAGGTTTGGCTCCTCTTTGTAGGAGCGCAGCCGAAACAGGTTCGGGTGCTGATAGATGTAAGGGATGACGTGTTCGCGCTCGAAGTTTTGCGTCGCGTCCCGGTGCGTCCGTTCAAGCGTGGCGAAGGTGACGATCTCCGTGTCCAGCCCACGCGGGAATGAGCGCTCGATTACGTTGCTCATGCAGTCAGGGACGGCTCCAGTGTGGTCGGGTTGCACGAAGTTGGCCAGCATTCGATCGAGCAATGCCGGGTCGTAGAGGGGGCAATCGGCGGTGATACGCACGATCACCTCCGCGCCGGCCAATTGGGCCGCGCCATAGTAACGGGAGAGCACGTCCTGTTCGCTGCCGCGAAAGCAGCCGGCACCCAGGCTCGGGCATGCGGCGTCGATAGCATCGTCCGCCGCGGAAACCGTTGTTGCCACCACTACCGCGTCCAACCGGGAAGCGGCCTTCACGCGGCGCACGACGTGGCCGAGCACGGGCTCGCCACAGAGCAGCTTTAAGACTTTGCCAGGCAACCGGGTGGCGCCCATGCGGGCTTGGATGATCGCGACCGTTTTCATGGTTGTGAGGCATCTTTGGCCGGCGGGCGGGCACCGGCAATGTGTTCCCATTGGAGAGGCGTGCCTCGCTCAATGTCCTTCGCAGCTTTCCGCCCCAGCACCTCCGTCAGATACCGGGTGTGCAGTCCATGGGCTGGGCGAATGGAGCGCACATTGTCCTCGGTGAACAAAGCTCCGGTCTTAACGTCCTGCACAGCAAACAGGGAGCGGCGGAAGACCCTGCTCTTGCTTTCATTCGTGCCGACGCCGTAGTCAACGCGCCCCAGCGCTTTCTCCGCGGTGCGGATCGCCTCCACCATTGCTTTGAACTCGTTCGGTTCGAGCGAGAAAGCCGCGTCCGGCCCGGGAACCTTGCGCGAGAGGGTGAAATGCTTCTCGACGATGCAGGCACCCAGAGACACAGCGGTCACCGGAACGGCGGTGCCGAGAGTGTGGTCGGAGAGTCCTGCCACCACTCCGAGTGACGCGGCAAGGTCCGGTATGGTGCGCAAGTTCATGTCCTCCGGCAGCGCAGGGTAGGCGCTCGTGCATTTGAGCAGGGCGAGTTGAGCGCAACCAGCCTCCCGCGCGGTGGCTACGGCTTCGGCAATTTCTTCCCGAGTGGCGCCGCCGGTGGACATTATGAGCGGCTTGCCGGTGCAGGCCACGTCGCGGATCAGAGGCAGGTCCACCAGCTCAAATGAGGCAATTTTGTAGGCCGGGACGTTCAGTCCTTCGAGGAAGGCCACCGCAGCGTGGTCGAACGGTGTGGAGAAGAAGTCGATGCCCAATTCGCCTGCCAACGCTTGCAGACGCGGCTGCCATTCCCAGGGCATGTGGGCCTCGCGGTAGAGGTCGTAGAGCGTGCGCCCGTCCCAAGGCGTGCCGCCGCGGATTCGGAAGTGCTCTTTGTCTGACTGAATGGTCAGCGTGTCCGGGGTGTAGGTTTGCACCTTGACGGCGTCGGCCCCGGCGGCCTTCATGGAGCGCACCAACCGGGCAGACTGCTCGAAGTCCTGGCCGTGGTTGGCCGACAGTTCGGCGATGATGTAAACCGGGTGTCCCGGCCCCACCTCACGGCCATTGATCTTCAGATTGACGGTCAAAGTTCGGCGCGGTCTTTGGGCAGAGTGAGCACCAGCGCCGGCTGCTGATTTACCACAGTTGCACGTGCCTGCGCAAACCCGGCTTTCTGGAAGGCGCGCACGGAAGCGGCATTGTCGGCCTTGATCCACGCATCGACGGTGGCGGCAGGGGTCTCGCGGAAGAGTTTTCGGCAAGCCGCCCAGATGACGAACGAGCCGAGATTCCGGCCACGGTGCTGGGCCCCAAGGTTAACAGAGATAACCGTCCTGCCCTCCCGGGTATCAAAGCGCACCTGGCCGAAGGCCTGGCCGGCGCGGTCGCAAGCGAGCCAGAAACAATGCTCCTTCTGCCGCAGCTTGTTCGTGAACCAGCGCACGTGCTCTTCCCAGGGGATTGGCTTGGTGGAAAAGGAAACCTGCCGCGCCACCGGGTCGTTCGCCCACTCCCAGACCAGCCTGCAATCTTGTTCCGTAGCCGGGCGGAGCTGGATGCCCGGTTCCATCAGATGGAGCCACACTCGGAAGCTGCCCTCACCGTCGATCAACGCCCGGCCTTTGCGGGACATCTCCTCGCGGGCGACGGGGTCGTTCAGCAATGCGCGGGCAGCTCCGGCAATATCCTCGCCCGAGAGTCTGCGCGCGGCGCCGATTGCCTCCAGCCGCTGAACGTTGCCTTTCTGGTTGTCCGCCAGCAGGACGAGCAAGGCGGGCAAGCCCATGAAGGCAGTCTCCACCGCCGTGGTGCCGCCGGAGACGATCGCGAGGTCCGCTTCGGCCATCAGTTCAGGCATGTTGACGGCGTTGCGCAGCAGCTTCATGCGCGGAGCATGAGCACTTGCGCCGGCCTGCAACTCCTGCCAATGGGGATTGTTGCTGCCAACGAGGACGGTAGCCTCGCATTGCTTCAACTCGCCGATGCCGGTGATGATGCTGAGCGTAACGTTGGCAGGATCGCTGCCGCCCAGGGTGACCAACACTCGCCGCGCGGGTTGAGGAAACTGGCGTTGCCATGTGCGCCATTTCAGGAACTCCTGCCGTAGCAGGACATATTGCGCACCCAACAGCAGCCGCGTGTGAGGTTCGAGCCGCTGATAGAGTGCGGCTGAGGCCCCGAGGCTCTGGTTCAGCACGTAATCAGCGCAATAAGACTCGGCATGGCCATAGTCATCCACTGCGACCAGGCGCAAGCCGGCATCTTTGAGGCGGCGTTGGTAATCAGCCTGGAAATGGTAGCCGTCAACCACTGTCCAGGCAGCTTGCTGTTGCAGTGCCATGGCAACGGTAACGGCGGCGTCTGCGGGGCTCCCGGGCGGGTGCGGCAGCTCCACTGTCGCGAGCCCTCCTGCCTCCAATCGCTCTCGAATGGGGCCCGCAGGCTGAGCCAAAGCAAAGATCACGCGTCCATGCGCCTGCTGCCAGACCTGCGCCAGCGCCAGGCAGCGCATGACGTGCCCGGTGCCAATCTGCGGGCTGGCATCGGCCCGGATGAGCAGCGTTTCCCGAGTCATCTGTTCAGTCGGTAAGAACCTCCTCTAAGATGCCGCAGACACGATTCTGATCTTGGTCACTCATGGCGGGAAACAATGGCAGGCTGATGGCCTCGCGATAATAAAGCTCCGCTTCGGGATAGTCACTGGGCTTGAAGCCGAGCTGGCGATAATAGGGCTGGGCCGGCACCGGGATGTAGTGCAGTTGCACGCCCATTCCCTGCGCCCGCAGTTCCTCGAATACCTGCCGATGGCTCTTGCGCATGCGGTCAAGCTGCAGCCGGATCACGTAAAGGTGCCAACTGGACTCAGTGTCCGGATGCTGCCGCGGCAAGGTCAGCGGCAACTTCCGCAGCAGTTCATTGTAGCGGGCAGCCAGCGCGCGCCGCCGCGCCACAAACTCGCTGAGCCGGTCCATCTGGCTTGCGCCCAGGGCGGCCTGCAGATCGGTCATCCGGTAGTTGTAGCCCAGCTCCAACTGCTCGTAATACCAGGGCCCGCGCGAGGGTTGGGTCAGGAAGCGCGCATCGCGCGTAATGCCGTGGGTGCGCAGGCGCATAAGCTTCTCATGCAGGTCTGACCGATTGGTCAGCAACATGCCTCCTTCGCCAGTGGTGATGATCTTCACCGGATGGAAACTCAAAATGGTCAAGTCACTGAAACGGCCATCACCGACGGGCCGCCCTTGGTAACGCGCGCCAAGTGCATGTGAGGCATCCTCCATCACTGCAAAACTATACTCTTGCGATAACGCACGGATGCGCTCCATTTGACACGACTGTCCGGCAAAAGCAACCGGCACCACTACCTTGGGCAATTTTCCCCGGCTAGCAGCGCTTTCCAATTTGGACGCCAGCTTGTCCGCACTGAGATTGTAACTGAGTGGGTCTATATCCACGAAATCCACGTCTGCTCCGCAATAGCGCGCGCAGTTGGCGGATGCGACGAACGTGTTAGGCGAAGTCCACAGATTGTCGCCAGGTTTCAACCCCAGCGCCAGCGCGCCGAGGTGCAGCGCGGCTGTGCCGCTGGAAACCGCCACGGCATAGTGCGCACCACAACGATCCGCGACCTTGCGCTCGAATCTCTCAACCGTCGGCCCTTGAGTTAGCCAATCAGAACGCAGGACGGCCATTACGGCCGCCACGTCCGATTCACTGATGCATTGGCGGCCGTACGGCAGCGGATTCATAGTTCTTCGAGGCTAAGGAACTCGTCCTTGCTTAAGAAACGGGAGTTCGTGCCAGAGTTGTACTCAAATTCTGGCGGCACCGGCACCCCCTTTTCCCCCAAGCGGTTCAAGCTGAAATCCACCTGCTCGCCCATATTGATCGTCGGACGGATGACATAGTGGTCCGGAAACTCGAGGGTGAGATGGGAATCGTCTTCAGGGCACATGACTTCATGAAGCTTTTCGCCGGGACGAATACCAATGACCTTAGTAGGCACGCCGGGCGCCAGTGCCTCGGCCAGATCCTTGATGTGCAGCGACGGTATCTTGGGCACGAAGATTTCTCCGCCCTGCATACGGGCAAAACTCTTGAGCACAAAATCCACGCCCTGCTCGAGCGTGATCCAAAAACGGGTCATTCGCATGTCGGTAATCGGCAGTTCCCGGGCGCCGCTCGCAAGCAACTTCTTGAAGAAGGGCACTACAGAGCCCCGCGATCCGACTACGTTGCCGTATCGGACCACGGCGAACCGCGTGCGGTGTCCGCCGGCAATGTTGTTGGCTGCGACGAATAGCTTGTCGGAGCAAAGCTTGGTCGCACCATAGAGATTAATTGGCTTGGCAGCTTTGTCGGTCGAAAGCGCAATGACCTTTTCCACCTCGTTTTCAATGGCAGCCTGAATCACGTTCTCCGCACCGTGAACGTTGGTCTTGATGCACTCCAGCGGGTTATACTCGGCTGCCGGGACTTGCTTCAGCGCGGCTGCGTGGATGACATAGTCAACGCCGCGCATGGCAGTGCACAGACGCTGGCGGTCCCGCACATCACCGATGAAAAACCGCATGGCGCCGCTCTTGAACTCTTGCTGCATTTCGAACTGTTTCAGTTCGTCGCGCGAGTAGACGATTACCTTTCTCGGTTTATAACGTTGGAGAATGGTTTTGACACAACGTTTGCCAAACGACCCCGTGCCCCCCGTTATCAAAATAGATCTGTCTAAAAGGTCCATGCAGGTCTTGGTGTTTTCGATGTCCGTCATTCGTACTGAGGGGTTTACCTCAGCGCAAGGATAATTGAGCAGGTCACTTCGGGGCACCGGTGCGGGCATCCAAATTCCCAATCTCTTCAGCGCCAAGGCCTCCAATTGCGCTTTCGCTGTGTTCCGCTATTGCAATGTCTGACGTCTTTTCATATAGAACTCGGCGGCTTGAGTCAGGATTCCGGTTACCGTGCGCATAGGCATCATCAAGAGCAATTTCTTCCCTTCCGGCGGGGGGGCGGAGCGATACACTAACGGTCTGGTTGCCCAACTCCAGGCGCGCGGCCACGAAGTTCATGTGTTGGCGGCGCGTTGGGACGCGGCGGCCCTCTGCGCCGGGGTGGCGATTCACCGCGTGCCGACGGTTCACGCGCCGGCTTTTGCGCGGGTCCTTTCTTTCGCCTTGAATTGCCGCCGGGTGATGGAGGCGGCGGGCTGCGATTTCGCGCTGAGCAACGAACGCACTCTTCGCCAGGATGTCTGCCGTGCCGGCGGCGGGTGCCATCGGGAATGGCTGACACAACGACGGCGGCACCATCCCGGCTTGGCGCGGTCCCTGGCTGGACTGAATCCGCTGCATCTCACCTTGCTGTGGATTGAAAAGCGGACCTTCTCACCAGCCAACACCCGGGCGATCATCGCCAACTCCCATCGAGGGAAAGAGGAAATCATCCGGCTCTACGGATTCCCGGCAGAACGAATCCAGGTAGTGCATAATGGCACGGATTGCGAGCGCTTCGGCCCCGCCGCCACCAGGCCCGAACGCCGGCAGACTGTGCTGCTGCTGGTCGGTTCGGGCTTCGAGCGCAAGGGGGTGGACTTTGCGGTGCGGGCTTTGGCACGGCTGCCGGCGTCCGTGCAATTGCGGGTCGCCGGCAAAGGCAATCCCGCGCCTTTTCGACGGCTGGCGGCGCGATTGGGCGTGGCCGACCGGGTGCACTTCCTCGGCAGTGGGAAAAGCATGGAGGAGGTTTATGGGGATGCCGATGTCCTCGTTCACCCAGCCATTTACGAGCCGTTCAGTAACGCCTGTCTCGAGGCGATGGCCTGTGGATTGCCGGTGATCAGCTCGCGGATTAACGGCGCCTCCGAAATCATCGAGCCCGGGCGCAATGGCGCCATTGTGGAGAATCCCGCAGATGCAGCGGCCATGGCGGCAGCCATCGAGCCCTACCTTGACCCAGCCGTGCGTGAGCGAACCGGCGCCGCCGCGCGCCAAACCGCCGAGTCCCTGCCGATGTCCCTCAATGTCGAACGGACGCTCGCTGTGATTGAAGCTCTGCGAGCACAAGGCCCCGCTGCAATCCCCGCTGCCCGTTCCCAAGCCTAACCTGATGAGCCTCCTGCACCGCATCAAATCCAGCTACTACGTCGCCGGCGCTGACGACAATCCCATCCGCGCCGCGGGCAAGCGCCTCTTCTATCGCCGCGTTCCTTCCTTCCCCCGCACCGTGCAGATCGAGACCCGCACCGGCTGCAACGCTTCGTGCGTCTTCTGCCCGCTCAGCGATACCGCCACCAAAGTGCCCAGGGGAACGATGGACCAGGCCCTCTTCGAGCGGATCGTCGCTGAGATTGCCAAAGAAGGCTCCACCCGGCGCGTCAGTCCGTACCTGACGAACGAGCCTTTCCTGGACCGCACCATTGTCGAAAAGTCCCGGCTGATCCAGCGTTCGGCGCCCCGCTGCGACGTTGTTGTGACGACCAACGCCGGCGCCCTGAGCCGTGCAATCGTGGATGACATCGCCCGGGATAACCCCTTCCACGCCATCTACATCTCCATGCAGGGCATCGAGAAGGAGCCTTACGAGCGCACCATGCGCGGCCGGCTGGTGTTCGAGGAAACCAAGCGCAACGTCGATTACCTCCTCGAGCAGCGGGACGCCCGCATGCCCCGGCTCAAGATCGTCGTCACTATGGTCAAGACCAGGGAGATAGATGCCGAAGCGGCCGTCCGTTACTGGAAGTCACGCGGCGTCGGGGCGCAATATACGGTGCTGGAGAATCGCGGCGGCAACACGAAGCAATTCAACGCACTGCTCTCGGGCAAGAAACGCCTGTTCCGCGACTGCACCCGCCTCTTCAAGGCGGCCTGCATCACTTTCGACGGGGACATGGTATTGTGCTGCACGGATTACTACCGTGCCATGGTCCTGGGCAACATCCGGAACAGCTCGATTCGCGAAGTGTGGAATTCCCCCCGCGCCGTTGGCATCCGCCGCGACTTTCTCCGTGGAGACCTCCGTAACAACCCGCTTTGCGCGCGGTGCACAGTCGGCGAGCTTTGACCGCATCCCGAAGTCAGGGCTTGCGGCAACATGAACAGCCTCGCTGCCACGCGTTAGCGCTGGGGGTTGAAATGTCTCCGGGCGGTGATTCACCGCCAAGGTCGCAATTGCTTCTTAATCCGGTGTTTCCAGTCGTAGTAATGGAATGCGAGCCGCATCCACGCCGCGAAGCGGAGGTCGGCGACCTCGAAGTAAACGCGCAAGAACTCGTCGCGCGGGGTCCATGCCAAGGGATGACAGAGCCGCATCAGGTCCGCCAAGCGCTGGCGGATTGAGAGGCTCCTCGCACCGGCGCGCACTCGCCCTGTGTCAATGAGCGCGAATTCAAGCTTCCCCTTCTCTGTCCGGCGGAACATCAGGTTGCCCGCCGACAAGTCCCGGTAGAAGATCCCCCTGCCGTGCATCTTCGCTATGACCTTGGCGATCTCTTGATATAGCTCAGATGCCGGGAGGCCGAGGAAATCGGTTGCTCCCCCGTTGAATGCGTAGAATGCCTGGCGAGCTGATGAACCGTCTTCGAAGGCTGCGCATATGTAGTAGCTCTCATGCTCGTGGGGACGCGTGGGATGTTCCAGCCAGGCGACAGGCCGCGGCGTGGGGATGCCCCGGCGCAACAGCTCATGCGCGCCGTTCCAACTGCGCAGCGCTTTGCCGGGTTTGAACCTTTGAATCCACCCCCGCAGTCCGGTCGCAGGCAGGAAATGCTTCACCACGAGCTTGTGCCCGGCATCCCAGGGGGCCGGCGCGGACCAGACACGATTCCGCTTGTTGCGGAGCACCTTGGCCGCGCTGGAATTCATCGGAGCAAACTGGTCAGGCAGCGACGCGCCGGGATCAATTTGCGCCCCCGCCACGCTGGCCAGAGTCAGTCCCCGCCACTCCGGCCGTTCGATTGGGGCGCAACGCGCCTCTGCGCCGGCTGAGATGCGAACTCCGGCCAGCGCGCGGGGCGAAGGCCGCACTTGAATCGCAGTGTTTGGTTGCCACCGAAGATAGGTGGGGCTTTGCGTGAACAGACCTGGCAA
This genomic interval carries:
- a CDS encoding imidazole glycerol phosphate synthase cyclase subunit, which gives rise to MLKVRVIPTLLWKNVGLVKGIAFDSWRRVGTVLPAIKVYNTREVDELILLDITATAEQRDPDYESIREFCAESFVPLTYGGGVCSRGQVRELLRAGADKVSINTAAHQNPQLITEAAQSFGSQCVVVSIDARKVGEGRYECFSQSGTRGTGRNPAAWAREAEALGAGEILITSIERDGAMAGYDLELIRQVSEAVKIPVIASGGAGSYAHMLEALTQGHASAIAAASIFHFTQQTPKEAKQYLAAHGILVRNVHSAPPTQINGVRA
- the pseB gene encoding UDP-N-acetylglucosamine 4,6-dehydratase (inverting), with the protein product MTDIENTKTCMDLLDRSILITGGTGSFGKRCVKTILQRYKPRKVIVYSRDELKQFEMQQEFKSGAMRFFIGDVRDRQRLCTAMRGVDYVIHAAALKQVPAAEYNPLECIKTNVHGAENVIQAAIENEVEKVIALSTDKAAKPINLYGATKLCSDKLFVAANNIAGGHRTRFAVVRYGNVVGSRGSVVPFFKKLLASGARELPITDMRMTRFWITLEQGVDFVLKSFARMQGGEIFVPKIPSLHIKDLAEALAPGVPTKVIGIRPGEKLHEVMCPEDDSHLTLEFPDHYVIRPTINMGEQVDFSLNRLGEKGVPVPPEFEYNSGTNSRFLSKDEFLSLEEL
- the hisH gene encoding imidazole glycerol phosphate synthase subunit HisH translates to MKTLLIDYGMGNLGSACRALEECGADVLVSDNPDDLEDCDRFVLPGVGAFAEGMANLNKDGWPPRMREALSNPKVEMLGICLGMQLLADQGHEGGLNCGLGLIPGEVKRLTPNSPDARIPHVGWNEVHYQAPDTLFDAVPNRSDFYFVHSYHFIPAAIGSVLATTPYCGGFVSAVRAQNVVGVQFHPEKSGRHGLQFLRNFLAT
- the pseI gene encoding pseudaminic acid synthase, which codes for MTVNLKINGREVGPGHPVYIIAELSANHGQDFEQSARLVRSMKAAGADAVKVQTYTPDTLTIQSDKEHFRIRGGTPWDGRTLYDLYREAHMPWEWQPRLQALAGELGIDFFSTPFDHAAVAFLEGLNVPAYKIASFELVDLPLIRDVACTGKPLIMSTGGATREEIAEAVATAREAGCAQLALLKCTSAYPALPEDMNLRTIPDLAASLGVVAGLSDHTLGTAVPVTAVSLGACIVEKHFTLSRKVPGPDAAFSLEPNEFKAMVEAIRTAEKALGRVDYGVGTNESKSRVFRRSLFAVQDVKTGALFTEDNVRSIRPAHGLHTRYLTEVLGRKAAKDIERGTPLQWEHIAGARPPAKDASQP
- a CDS encoding pseudaminic acid biosynthesis-associated methylase produces the protein MTAFKTEQEEFWAGEFGDDYAARNRGTHWVARNVAFCARVLQRTERIRSVIEFGANIGLNLQAIRLLLPEAKLSAVEINEKAVRELRQMPEVEVHHESVLDYTGREQHDLVLIKGVLIHLNPDNLPQVYDLLYQSSARYICLAEYYNPTPVEVPYRGHSHRLFKRDFAGDMMERFKDLHLLDYGFVYRRDLHFPQDDLTWFLLRKGPEARGDNNA
- a CDS encoding N-acetyl sugar amidotransferase; the encoded protein is MLKYCVRCVMPDTKPDLHLDAEGVCNACRSYEKRKQVDWEVRHKELVQVLDRYRRKDGTGWDCIVPVSGGKDSTSQVIRMLQLGLNPLCVTATTCDLSELGRKNIQNLKSLGVDYVEFSPNPAVRAKLNRIGLTQVGDISWPEHVGIFTIPVRAAVQYGVPLLIWGENSQNEYGGPAAAAEHNALDRRWLEEFGGLLGLRVSDLIGLEGLQAKDLIPYTYPSDEELKRVGVTGLFLGYYLPWDGYSNALLAQAHGFTTYHTTVEGSVVNYENLDNHQTGIHDYFKFLKFGFGRATDIACLHIRRGRITRQDGLELVRRHDGKFPWSYIGKPLEKILEPLALTVEEFVKLCDRFTNKKIFLKDVMGNLVRDKRGNLSKINYDNA
- the pseC gene encoding UDP-4-amino-4,6-dideoxy-N-acetyl-beta-L-altrosamine transaminase encodes the protein MNPLPYGRQCISESDVAAVMAVLRSDWLTQGPTVERFERKVADRCGAHYAVAVSSGTAALHLGALALGLKPGDNLWTSPNTFVASANCARYCGADVDFVDIDPLSYNLSADKLASKLESAASRGKLPKVVVPVAFAGQSCQMERIRALSQEYSFAVMEDASHALGARYQGRPVGDGRFSDLTILSFHPVKIITTGEGGMLLTNRSDLHEKLMRLRTHGITRDARFLTQPSRGPWYYEQLELGYNYRMTDLQAALGASQMDRLSEFVARRRALAARYNELLRKLPLTLPRQHPDTESSWHLYVIRLQLDRMRKSHRQVFEELRAQGMGVQLHYIPVPAQPYYRQLGFKPSDYPEAELYYREAISLPLFPAMSDQDQNRVCGILEEVLTD
- a CDS encoding glycosyltransferase family protein, giving the protein MKTVAIIQARMGATRLPGKVLKLLCGEPVLGHVVRRVKAASRLDAVVVATTVSAADDAIDAACPSLGAGCFRGSEQDVLSRYYGAAQLAGAEVIVRITADCPLYDPALLDRMLANFVQPDHTGAVPDCMSNVIERSFPRGLDTEIVTFATLERTHRDATQNFEREHVIPYIYQHPNLFRLRSYKEEPNLSGHRWTLDTPEDWQLIEAIYQELHRPGRLFTTQDVLNLLKKRPDLPKLNAHVEQKKLGQ
- the pseG gene encoding UDP-2,4-diacetamido-2,4,6-trideoxy-beta-L-altropyranose hydrolase; translated protein: MTRETLLIRADASPQIGTGHVMRCLALAQVWQQAHGRVIFALAQPAGPIRERLEAGGLATVELPHPPGSPADAAVTVAMALQQQAAWTVVDGYHFQADYQRRLKDAGLRLVAVDDYGHAESYCADYVLNQSLGASAALYQRLEPHTRLLLGAQYVLLRQEFLKWRTWQRQFPQPARRVLVTLGGSDPANVTLSIITGIGELKQCEATVLVGSNNPHWQELQAGASAHAPRMKLLRNAVNMPELMAEADLAIVSGGTTAVETAFMGLPALLVLLADNQKGNVQRLEAIGAARRLSGEDIAGAARALLNDPVAREEMSRKGRALIDGEGSFRVWLHLMEPGIQLRPATEQDCRLVWEWANDPVARQVSFSTKPIPWEEHVRWFTNKLRQKEHCFWLACDRAGQAFGQVRFDTREGRTVISVNLGAQHRGRNLGSFVIWAACRKLFRETPAATVDAWIKADNAASVRAFQKAGFAQARATVVNQQPALVLTLPKDRAEL